The window ttttgttttggttCCCTTCTCCCTTGTTAACATTGTAATAGTTACCAAGATGTTTGTGATACCACTAGGTAATTTGGGTAAAAACGAAAAGAAATTGAACGTTGAggctattaaaaaattctttcgaCGTTTGAGGAAGAAAAAGTAGATTTTATAGTCAGAATGACTGCAttcttatttgttttataaatggGGGACAAAAACGATGATGCAGGAAAGAAGGAATCGATATGTTTTTAGTCGGCATAGAAGGATGGACGTAACAGTTGAGCGGCCCCAACTGATTGACTTGtacaagttttaatttaaagtcgATTTCCGCTTGCTACGAAAAAAAgttgacattttaaatttgcatcgGTTGCGCTATTCATTTGGACGTCAGACAAACATTGTTGCTTTAGGAACttcattatgttttttttgtaagatGTGcggaaatcttaaaaaaaaactcatagaTATTATGATCTATGAGGAAAACGACATATTTGATATGCGAACgaaaagaaatattgaaatctatattttttttttgtagaagatTGTGGGTCTTCTTATTGCGGTTTCTAAACTTGAGATTTATcctaaaaacgtatttttacaGATATCCATCATGTTACGTGATGGTGACTGACTTGGATGATAACGggaatcaaattttaaacggcGTGAGTAATGGACCTAGTGCCACGACTGCCGCTGATAGACCAACTAAACCCTCAACCGAACCCTGTTTGCGTATACCACTTCCAACTCCCCCGGCGTCCCCCAACGTCCAAATCAACAGCCGGGTGCCCCAACTGGGCCCTCACACTGTCTCAGTCGAGCACATCAACAGCATGTCTCGGGACACTACAGCTGCCCAAATCCTGCCCGAGCGAACCTGGCAACAGTGTCTTTGCTGCCCGGCCGAGAAAGGCACCAAGGAGGAAGGAAACTGGGACTTCGCAGATCCTACTAGAAAAGCTAACTGTACCTGTGTGAAGTAAGTAGTTCCATCTAGCGTTAGGAATGAAATTGAGTGTCtggtattaattttaattgacgCAGGCCTAGGAAATACATCTCTTCATTCAGCTCCACGAAGTGGTGTAACTCGATGTCACTCTTGGGCCAGAATCCTTTGACGTCGAGGCCTCAAAAACCGTCCAAAAACCGCGTTCCTTTTCACAGGAGATCTCCCACGCCCAAAGTGGACTCTGGCCGACCTCCCACTCCTCAAAGCAGGCCCCCGGTCTTGCAGGCTCAAAATTTAGAGTCAAGGTTGGTCAAGAAGCCTCTGCTGCTGTTGCTGCTGCCGCTGCGGAATGTGCTACTGTCTTGTTTTTCTGGGGGTTTGGCTTTGATTTCTCTACGCGGTAGAAACCCTTCAAACGTCATTATTCTGAAGCTTTTCTACCGCTTTTCATAATGCAAACATTGAGCAAAATCACTTTGGTACGGGAAGTTTCATAATAGAGAAGGAAAACAGTCTAATAATATGTGGTGTGATTGTATTGTGGCTTATAATGGCTTTGGGGTACATCtctaatatttcataattcaTGTGAATTGGAAGAGTTGATACTGTTTCCTAGTTGATGCCGGCATTTCTACTAAATCTTGGGGGGGAAAGGCACCACACAACTAATGGTTCAGTGACATCGTAACATGTTGCACCTAATTCAAGGTAAAGTTAAGGCAGTTTTTTATAGAAACTTATCAATTTCAGATCAAATTTGGGCGGGTCTTATACGCCTCAAGGAGGTCCACCTTCTTATCCCAGGACGCAGGAGAGCATGATTGTTAATTCGGTTGGTAGTCCTGCTTCAGTGGCTCCATCTCCTTTACAGGGACCGCATTCTCAACCTGCGTCGGTGAGTTACAATATGAACTTTATCATTTAACAGTTCTTGGTAAATACCATGCTCTATTGGTATATTTACCAACCCTTGAGCTTATTTTGGTGCAAAACGGttgttatataattttttctaatttcaggTGCCTCCTGCAGATGCAACGATGCCCACTCTCTCACCAAACCCTCCTATATCCGATCAGTCGCCATCCCTTGGCGTTGACAAATCGCACACCCCTCCTGACAGCGTGCGATTACCACCTAAAAGCGTGGAAAGTCCAGCAATGAGCCCCGGAGGGGTGAAAAGCGAGTCCGAAATTAAATCCGGTGACAGGCGGACAGCTGAGGTTTCCGAAAAATCCAATGGAGGCTTCGTGGCATTGAAACGGCCTGTATTATCGAGTAAAGGTATAATTGACCTTATTctgtttatcattttattataatgaatttaaagTAGAATATGAGGTTGCCATGGGAGAGGAGGAACACACCTTGGACATGCTGTATGACTATTCTACTCAAGACGCGTGGTTCAACCATCCAGTGAAGAGGTTTAAGCCGGACGGCAAAGAAAACAAGTTTAACAAGAAAACTGATCTCTATTCGATGTACCAACATAACGGTATCAGTCAGAGCAACGACATTACTAGCGCAAATACAATTAAGCTGGATATAAAACAGGAAGTAGTGATGGTGAGgtccccaattttttttttttagattttttctgaTATATGTAAATTAGACTGAGTTGGAACCGATGCGGACTAATCCCCAGCCTCACGGCGTAAAACGACCGGGCGATCCTTATGAATTTGAGGAGGACGGAAACAACCCCAATAACTGCAAAATTGACGGTTTCACGCGGGCGCCGCCTATTAAGGAGGAGCCCAAAGACAAGAAGGACAATTTGCTTACCATTGAGGGGCTGCAACCGTCTTACGACGATTTGAATCAGATATTCGACAATTCTGATTATACGAGCAGTGACGAAGCGGTAAGTTGTttgaattaagtaatttttttgcatgtaAGACCGAAAAAAGAACTAGGtgaaataaatgttgaaaaaattagCTCATGCTTTCACGACTTTCGATCTTAGAAAGCAGTTTTTTTGCAGTGCCAATATTTAGATTGTCGTTTATTTATAATCACATTGTCTTTGTCGCTTCATCATTCTTCATTTTCACACGTCTTTCGTTATCGCAGTGCTTTCCGCAGATCCAAATCCAAACACCACCAAGTTCAGCTGGAGCGCCCACCAATTTACCGCATGACGATCCAATGCCTGCTAAGCGGCTTTCCGGACACGGCCAAACCAACCTGGGCGGCTGTCCCAACGTAGGGATGCCTCCAGAACTAAGTAAAATGTTTCCCACGCCGCCTAGTCTAGAACACAACCCCATCGCCTCCCCTTGCGGTCCTTTAGACATCGGCCAGCAAGATTATCCGGATCTCTCCATAACCCGGATAAAGCAGGATATTTACCCCATGATGGGCAGTCCGCAGGAGGAGAATATAGGttagtttctttaataaagAGCCACGACGGTTCCTCAATATTGTCGTTAGTTTCGACGTTTTTAGAAGATTGGAGCTTCGTGTTCAAACCACCGACAATTTGCAAGATGGTTGGAAGCAGCAAATACGCCCCGCTGACCAACTTGCCCAGTCAGGCGCAGCCGATTCCTGGGAATTGCGTGTACAAACCATCGTGGGTGCAACATATGGAGAACAGCAAGCACCATCAACAGCAGAATGCAAATAGTAGCAGTGGTAGTGGGAATAACAACAATAACGGTGGTACCAGCAACCTAAACGTTAATAGAAATCGGACACCCACGCCTTCTATACCGAATAATGTTCATCAAAACGCGGGCATTTTTCCTCCTAGTCCTCTACATCCTCCAGGTAAGAATATTTCGATTCGATCAAATCGGACCTTCGTAATACTTTCCTACGACCAACtttcctaaaattaaattttcttacagGTTTCCGACCACCTCCGCCTCCATATGAACTTCCTTCGCCCGCCAATTCTAACGCGTCTTCATATCTCAATAAAAACCTGAACTCAGTGGAACCAGTACCGACTCCACAGCCAACTCTACGTACTCCCGAAGCCAGCTCATTGGTGCTCAATATCCTGCTAACTGATACTGTTTTCAATATCTTCAGAGATCACAATTTTGATAGTTGTACACTGTGTGTTTGCAACGCTAGTCCAAAGGTGCGTTTGTCAATCAGAATCTTCTGTGTGTTTCTCAACgatattttgacgtttttggACCGCTAAGTAACAAAACCGTTCATGCATGTCATTTGAAATATGAGTATTGCAGGTAGATAGTATATACAGTAAAGCTGAATCATTATATTTAGGTCGTGGGTAACATCCGAGGTGCCGATGCTGGTATTTACTTGCTAAACTCGCACAGTGATAAGCTACATGCGTGCGCTCAACCTACTAGTCCCTATCCGGGCATGGGCCAACCTCCCCCCTATGGGAGCATGATGTCGCCCCAACATCATTCAGAAGAAGACCCTATCAGGTGCAGTTGCGGATTTTCCGCAGTAGTCAACAGGCGGCTTGCCTATGGCAGTGGCCTTTTTTATGAGGATGAAATGGAGATCACTGGTAAATAGGCGCTAGCAAGTTCAAGTACATAAGAGATGCGATAAAACGTCCGTCAAATGCTAGAATATAATGGCAAATGACGATAGTTTTATCACACGGCgggaaaatttcatcaacgCCTATTCCTTCTTAATAAGGTTCTCCATGTGGTTTCTTTATATTTAGGCATTGCAGAAGACCCAGGCGATCGTAAAAAGTCCTCTCTACTTGCCCTGCTCACATCTCTCAGTTGGATCAAGGCGGACGCCACCGTGGATCGTGACCAACTTGACTCTATTTCCCATAACGTTCTGGATTTGATATGCAACCAGCTAGTTTTTATACCAAACACTGCCAACGCGCTATGCAGGGCGGCGCGGTACGTCCGGCAAGTTAAGACGGGGCCGCATTCGAATCCGGTGCACGTTCTTGAATTTTCCGACAGTAATGAAGTGACCTGTATTGCGTTGGAGCAAAGCAAAAACCTTTTGGAAAACTTGGGAATGTGCAAGGTAGGTATTTATTGCTGTACAAAGAATGGAAGAAGCGTGACAATACACGAATattgagttttatttatttttatgattatcCGGAAACAGGTCTTTAGTGTAAGCTttaacgtttaatttttttttccagctTGAAGACCGCTTATCGAAGTTGAATAATTCCATCGGAGTGCATCGATGGCCATTCTTACGAGCTCCTGGGCCTCAGTGCAATCAAGACATAGTGAGAGTGATGAAGTCGTTACAACCGCTTCTGCAAGATGCGATCcagaaaaaatgtcaaacGAGGCTGTGGGAGGCGCCGTCCGCCGTCAAAGGTCCATTGACGTGGCGGCAATTCCATCGATTGGCGGGCAGAGGTTTgacaatttaatatatatatgtgtgtgtgtgttatTATATTGATTATATTTTGCTTTAGGTACTGACGACCGTTGCGAGCCCCAACCGATCCCTTCGGTGATAGTGGGACATGACAAAGATTGGCTGTGTTTATCCCCTTATGCGATTCAGCATTGGGAAAGTTTAATGTTGGAGCCCTACTCATATTCACGAGATGTGGCTTACGTCGTTGTTGCCCCCGACAATGACGCCATTTTGTCTCGAGTCAAGACCTTCTTCAAGGTTTGATTGTACtgaattttacttaaaatctaAACTGACAAGTATTCCTTTAGGAACTGTCAACTGCCtatgaaatttgcaaattggGCCGTCACAGTCCGATTACCAAAGTCTTGCGGGACGGCATTTTGAGAGTGGGCAAGActgcaaaaaacaaaatcggcAACGAACCGGTGGAAGAATGGTTTAGCCTGCTCGGTGAAGGCGAAGCGAGTGATATGCTGAAGCTTTACGCGCAAGTATGCAAGCACCACTTGGCACCTCATCTCCAACAAGTTCCTATGGATAAAACACTACTCGATCCACCCACGGATAACTCAGTGGAGAGGCCGGCGCCCAGTCCCATGCCGCCTCCGAGCACACCAGATCCTAACAATGGGTCTCAACCGTCTAGTTCCACGCCTGATAAAGCGCCCTCAACACCTAAGAGCGATCAAGGTGTGTTTTGgctctttaaatttgtctcaCATCAACGTATTTTTATATGGGACATTTTCCAGTTTTATCTTTTAAGGAAAGGAGCAAAAATACCATTATAATATGCATATATATTGTTTTACTTACAGACGGCGATGGCCTAAAAGATAATCCCAACTTCTCGAACAGTAGCATGGAGTCATCTCACGACGATGACGACCGCGAGGCACCCTCTGTCGTTGTTTATCTGGTGGAACCATTCAGTTTGAACTCGAATGAGCCAGATATGCAACGTTTGGCCGTACTCGCCTTGTTGAAGTGCTTCCAAAGCGTCCTGGCCGCCGTACCTGAAAACATTAGGAGTAATATTAGTGTACAGGTAAGTCGGTAATAACTGTAAACCCGTTCAAGACTTGACTGcatatttaacatattttgagAAGAGTTTTTTCCGTTGTTCTTAATTTCTTACGTTTTGCAGATCATTTCATTAGAAAGCATAGTCGAATTGAACAAAGCCAGAGAAAGGATGAGGCACAGCGACCATATGAGGGCGCTGGCGCTTAATATCTTTTCGCAGTGCCGAAGACAGCTAATCCATtcaaataacgtcaaatcgcTCACGGGATTCGGCACCGCAGCCACCGCCGACTTGTTTCTGAAGAACAAAGACGTAAGTCGTTTctcttttacttaaaaatcaatcgaatttttacatttaaatccCCCAGGAAAAGAACAAAGCTCCCTACAAACTTTTCACCCCTCCCTACGTGCTGGCACCTATGCGCGAACGCGTGGAGGGCGCCGAGGCCTTCGGCAAAGGTTCCCAGGACCAATCTTCGGTTCTGTACATTTCCTACTGTCTGTCCGAGGACCAGAGTTGGCTGCTGGCTGTAGGCACGGATGAGAGGGGTGAAATTTTCGAGACAGTCACCATCAACATAGACATACCGAACAGAAGTAGACGAAAAAGGGCATCAGCGCGCAGGATCGGGCTAGAGAAACTGATGACGTTCATTTTGGGCGTTATGTCGCAGAGTGTCAGGCCGTGGAGATTGGTTGTCGGCAGACTCGGAAGGATCGGTAAGTGATTGTAATGCATTAGGTGGAAATCAAGAACCTTCgagaatatttgaaataaatattttagtattatgttgacaatatggtgaagattttttttttttattaatggaacAGCTGGGAAATTAAGGTCGAGGGTTTAAGCTTAATTTTCGTAATCGCATAAAGTTCCACTGTTTGAAGTTCAGCCTAGTTCAAGATATATTATACTTCACATAGTTTAGAATATGGCAAAACAATCTCCAATGCACGTTAAGGGTGATGTTTCCTCTTGGTCCTCACCTCCAAAACCATTGGTATATTAAAAGGATTTAGAACGTTCACAAACTCAAGACCGACTTTGCTTATTTTTGAGTTAGTATTCTTGTGAAGTTATTCTCACATaaactttaatttgtttacagtagatttttcatgtaacatattGGATCGGTAATATAATGAGACTATTTTTCTCGCATTTTCAGGACACGGTGAACTGAAAGGTTGGAGCTGGTTACTGAGCAAAAAGAACCTTCTGAAAGCTTCTCGGCACCTGAAAGAGCTATGTAATCAGTGTTCCATGCTGTACCCCAGCGCTGTGCCGTGTATATTGTCTGCGTGCTTGGTTAGCCTCGAGCCTGATTCGGCATTGCGATTGATGCCTGACCAATTCACCCCCGATGAACGATTTAGCCAGGCCAGCGTTAACTCCCAACTGTCCACACCTCAGGACATATCGTGCACCCATATTCTAGTGTTTCCTACCAGTGCTACCACTCAGTCGTCACAAACGACATTTCACGTAAGTCGCGTTTAAGAACCATAGAAAAACTGTCGGGTTTATGCCATAGTCATATTACTACAGAATTAGTCTGGTTGGggtttaaattgaatatctCTGTTAGGAACAACAGATTTCTGGCGACCTAGCCGACGACGAGTTCTTCAAAGGCTTCGCCGACGAAGATATAACTGAAGGCATGGTTGATAATGATATTGAAGACATTTTGAACTGGGACCAGATCGGTTATCAGTCGCCGACGCGGGAGGATGCGGGCGCTAGCAGCCCCACGACGCTTCCTTGCGGAATGGATGGTAATCTGGGTCCGCCCAGTAGCGTCCCGAAAAATCAAGAACCCAGCGAGgaggtaagttttttttaagcataAAATTAACTTTGCAATTGAACTGGTGGCATTTTTTGAATACTTCAATCAGTTCACTATTTGcaacaaatttaaacaattattagaCCTTTAAAGAGTTgcaactttattaattaaaaaacagtgTCACAGAGGGTAGTTGATcagatgtttaagatattatgctaatgcaaaaataatgtttttgtaGGTGGGAGTGGTGTTGCAACAACCTTTAGCATTGGGATACCTGGTATCTACCGCTCCTACTGGAAGAATGCCTCGATGGTTCTGGACGTCTTGTCCCCACTTAGAGGGCGTTTGCCCcgcttttctgaaaaatgcCCTTCATTTGCACAGCCCCAACATACAGCAGAGCAGCGATGATTTGTTTCAGCAGTCGGCTCAAGTCAGCAATCACCCACTCGACTCTCAGTTCACTACCGACGTGTTGAGGTAcgtttatattatatttaaaatttttgtgtacctaattttgattttttcttatttagaTACGTTCTGGAGGGTTACAACGCCCTTTCGTGGCTCGCTTTGGACTCCAATACTAAGGACCGTCTGTCCTGTCTACCCGTACACATGCAGGTTCTAGTTCAGCTTTACCATACCGCGGCGGCCCTCTTGTAAACCGCTGTGTGCGCTCCTTTTTCAAACcttattaaaagttatttttcttgtttttttctttctttaatgtttgtaggttttaaatttgttttcccGTGTACATATATTTATGGTGGTCGTACACAAAACGAGATACTCAAGTTGTTGTTGACTTAGCGGATGTACATACTATTTTATCTTCTTGTCCTTAGCgtgtttattaatttgtacAAAGGAACATTGTGATATTACGATATAATTTTGATGTTGTACAAaagattttaacaattttaaatcgcCGAATATGAAAACTACTAGAAggataatatatatttttaaactgcCAAGTAGACACAGCGTTTTACAATGAGGACTAACAAAATAGGTTAGTGAGTGATATAACCGCTATATCTCATCGAGCGTTAggttgtttttgttgttgtttaaaTGTTTACGCAGTCCGGCCAGCTTAAATCCCACATTGTACAAAATTGGGGCCATTGTGCGTGAACTAGACTGAGACTAATGCAGAAAAGCGGAACGTGGACGGTATGGCCTATGCAAACGATAAGGAATAAACGAAACCAGCaatataatcaaatttattggtCGTACTGTCGCGGACGCGATACTCCAGTGtcctaaaaattttacaaaatgatTATTTGTAATGTGTAAGTGTAAAGTGTTACGTTCGGGGTTGGTACGGTTGactaaattttatgaaaaaaaggtgTTCCTGAGGAAATATTGTTGCCCTAAATTTCACCAAACAATAGATTTTAAATCCAAAATATcttgattttaagaaaaaaacatttaaaattgcgaaatttcttttgattttaatgttttgatgGGTGGTTTCCCTCTTTAAAAAGAAGTTATCCTAAGGAATAAACCAAAGtattgaaaagtcttaaaaaactgttttgttCCCTTTAGAACTTACTTTAAATTCAACCCTTTTTCTCGATTTCCCAAGATCCAAGTCCTGACTGATCCCAAGTGTTCCTCTTCAAACGTCTTCCTGCTTACGGCAACTGTGACTGGTGATTTAATTATAAACGTTGAACGTGTGAGGGaagaaatattcgaaaatcggaagaaaatttctcatttgcTCAGGTGAGTCACATTCAgaagttacaatttttttttttttttgacgaaGATAAACGGCAACGTGACGTTTGACAATTGTTTTGTGTCAACTAAAAATCTCCCGCATAAACTTGATATTAAAACTGTCCTTGATGATTCACCGGCTCTGTTACGTTGCCTTTAAACAGAGAGCCGACACTTGTATTGATATTTACAGTTATTTTCGAATCGTGTGGTCGTAGTTTTTGCACCGCTCGCAAAAATTGTCACGTCGTAGAGAAAATTCTCTGCGGTTACACGGAAATTCAGTTGCGTACACACTTCAATTCTCCGACGTGGGCGACTGAAATTGTCGTggtattgaaatatttcctcgATTTATTGTGCAAAAGTTTACGTGGCGGTGATACCTCATTGGCATGAGGTAAGTTGGccaaaaaatagaattaaaaaaaataatattttttgcttttgacttTCGAGCTCTTATCGAAATATTTCGGATACGACCCTGGCGCTCGCAATGTTTACGTAAAATTGTCGAGCAAGCGCGTTGCTAACTTTAAGTTCAAATATTTACAGTCAGTTGCgcagtgtttttttaaatatgccgGCATGGTTTACTGCATTTATTAGCTACAAAGCTTCTGATTTTTGCAGTTGAGcgaaatgtataaaatttgaaagaaaattattttagcttTCTTAGTCTGCGTCAGTCGTGGCCTGGCCAGCACCCTCTGTCGCCACAAGTTTGCATAAATATTCCTCATTTTCTTGACAACTGGCGAATATAATTGCAATGGTATAATGTGTGTTGATACCTCATACATTTTAATCATTCGTACCGACATCCGACTGGGGCCAACAACGTGCCCTCTCAAAAGAGCATTTTCCTCCGTTCTCACGAACATCGTAGTTTCGTAAACAAGCGCAACTGGCAACACTTAACTCTGAAGCCtgcgtgttttttttttttttttttttttaaaggagaaAGAGACAGTTAATGTTCTTTTATAGTTGAACCtaaatgtaacaaaaacatttcGTTCGTTATAACTATAGTAATAAGCATTCTTTGCGGTTGTacttttacaaataaaataataagaagAGACTggggccaaattttgaacgcgTCCTCCCGAGGGCTGCCTCGGAGGATCAACGGTGCAGCCAAGAGTGTTGTCTGTATTTGCCTTTTTTTGGTGCAGTTTCAGCCTTTTTCAGGGGCAAATACATCGTTTTTTCGAATATGcctaatatgtaatttttattgtaattttattgggGATTTCCGTGTAATCGTCCATGGATTTACACACAGCTACTTTTAACCGAATAATCAAAGGAAGATATTCTAAAGTTTACACTTCTTTTAGTTTATTGCGATGGCGTGCCTCATTCTCCATAATttgttgtgtatttttaataattcttcgCAATTTCACGTATCAAAATTGCTGtgatttcatgttttttttttaattatttacagtttttaaacGACTTTATTAGACAGTATTTTGCGAATACATCTCGAAGAGATTTACTTCTTATGTAATCACATCGCCTTTgcctatattattatttatctttttgtaATTGATTTGATGACGTAGACGGGGTTAGGACTGTTGTTGTACTATACAAGTTCCCGGAGACGTTAGGAactcaatttttgtaaatactAGTAATTGTTGTAAGAATAATATGTCAATTTTAGGGAATTGGGGTATAATctagttaaataaattgtacatattttattgaCATTAGTTGAATAATTAGTGAAATACACACGAAATGTTAAtaactttataaataa is drawn from Euwallacea fornicatus isolate EFF26 chromosome 7, ASM4011564v1, whole genome shotgun sequence and contains these coding sequences:
- the skd gene encoding mediator of RNA polymerase II transcription subunit 13 isoform X4, producing the protein MTHPNFQTNGASLEDCHTNFFALTELSGIKWRKLTWSEPGGGSHGPGHGAHHQVPGEPLDDPVLRSYARCLAADILCVWRRVSGGPSRPPPDAFEPPPPPAQPPPLSLASAKELWIFWYGEEPDLNELVAPELNMSDCEQGSWESGLSYECRSLLFKALHNLIERCLLSRDFIRLGKWFVHPYDYPAPRFDPSDAENVDKELYTIPPPTASHLSFSFAFFVHGESSVCASVDVRQHPPVRRLTRWHMQEAQANTGGIKVILAPFGLAGTLTGQSSRSPESTAKFLDDWSHFYPLDKSSSLTDSSVVEVVVGGAKMRYPSCYVMVTDLDDNGNQILNGVSNGPSATTAADRPTKPSTEPCLRIPLPTPPASPNVQINSRVPQLGPHTVSVEHINSMSRDTTAAQILPERTWQQCLCCPAEKGTKEEGNWDFADPTRKANCTCVKPRKYISSFSSTKWCNSMSLLGQNPLTSRPQKPSKNRVPFHRRSPTPKVDSGRPPTPQSRPPVLQAQNLESRSNLGGSYTPQGGPPSYPRTQESMIVNSVGSPASVAPSPLQGPHSQPASVPPADATMPTLSPNPPISDQSPSLGVDKSHTPPDSVRLPPKSVESPAMSPGGVKSESEIKSGDRRTAEVSEKSNGGFVALKRPVLSSKVEYEVAMGEEEHTLDMLYDYSTQDAWFNHPVKRFKPDGKENKFNKKTDLYSMYQHNGISQSNDITSANTIKLDIKQEVVMTELEPMRTNPQPHGVKRPGDPYEFEEDGNNPNNCKIDGFTRAPPIKEEPKDKKDNLLTIEGLQPSYDDLNQIFDNSDYTSSDEAIQIQTPPSSAGAPTNLPHDDPMPAKRLSGHGQTNLGGCPNVGMPPELSKMFPTPPSLEHNPIASPCGPLDIGQQDYPDLSITRIKQDIYPMMGSPQEENIEDWSFVFKPPTICKMVGSSKYAPLTNLPSQAQPIPGNCVYKPSWVQHMENSKHHQQQNANSSSGSGNNNNNGGTSNLNVNRNRTPTPSIPNNVHQNAGIFPPSPLHPPGFRPPPPPYELPSPANSNASSYLNKNLNSVEPVPTPQPTLRTPEASSLVLNILLTDTVFNIFRDHNFDSCTLCVCNASPKVVGNIRGADAGIYLLNSHSDKLHACAQPTSPYPGMGQPPPYGSMMSPQHHSEEDPIRCSCGFSAVVNRRLAYGSGLFYEDEMEITGIAEDPGDRKKSSLLALLTSLSWIKADATVDRDQLDSISHNVLDLICNQLVFIPNTANALCRAARYVRQVKTGPHSNPVHVLEFSDSNEVTCIALEQSKNLLENLGMCKLEDRLSKLNNSIGVHRWPFLRAPGPQCNQDIVRVMKSLQPLLQDAIQKKCQTRLWEAPSAVKGPLTWRQFHRLAGRGTDDRCEPQPIPSVIVGHDKDWLCLSPYAIQHWESLMLEPYSYSRDVAYVVVAPDNDAILSRVKTFFKELSTAYEICKLGRHSPITKVLRDGILRVGKTAKNKIGNEPVEEWFSLLGEGEASDMLKLYAQVCKHHLAPHLQQVPMDKTLLDPPTDNSVERPAPSPMPPPSTPDPNNGSQPSSSTPDKAPSTPKSDQDGDGLKDNPNFSNSSMESSHDDDDREAPSVVVYLVEPFSLNSNEPDMQRLAVLALLKCFQSVLAAVPENIRSNISVQIISLESIVELNKARERMRHSDHMRALALNIFSQCRRQLIHSNNVKSLTGFGTAATADLFLKNKDEKNKAPYKLFTPPYVLAPMRERVEGAEAFGKGSQDQSSVLYISYCLSEDQSWLLAVGTDERGEIFETVTINIDIPNRSRRKRASARRIGLEKLMTFILGVMSQSVRPWRLVVGRLGRIGHGELKGWSWLLSKKNLLKASRHLKELCNQCSMLYPSAVPCILSACLVSLEPDSALRLMPDQFTPDERFSQASVNSQLSTPQDISCTHILVFPTSATTQSSQTTFHEQQISGDLADDEFFKGFADEDITEGMVDNDIEDILNWDQIGYQSPTREDAGASSPTTLPCGMDGNLGPPSSVPKNQEPSEEVGVVLQQPLALGYLVSTAPTGRMPRWFWTSCPHLEGVCPAFLKNALHLHSPNIQQSSDDLFQQSAQVSNHPLDSQFTTDVLRYVLEGYNALSWLALDSNTKDRLSCLPVHMQVLVQLYHTAAALL